Proteins co-encoded in one ANME-2 cluster archaeon genomic window:
- a CDS encoding DUF5371 domain-containing protein encodes MVKTKIVHVQSVLPEKDIIALKIKTGESSTKDAISKAVYHYLECEFVE; translated from the coding sequence GTGGTTAAAACGAAAATAGTGCATGTTCAATCGGTCTTACCTGAAAAGGATATCATTGCATTGAAAATAAAAACGGGCGAATCTTCCACGAAGGATGCCATTTCAAAAGCAGTATATCATTACCTCGAATGTGAGTTTGTAGAATAA
- a CDS encoding ribonuclease P: MRRKDRKLWIRDMAAQRMVRLFDLAEESFDNDPGLSKRYVFLARRIGMRHRVRLQSHLKRKVCKGCGTYLVPGASCRVRIRGSRVITTCLECGTSSRRPF, encoded by the coding sequence ATGCGGCGTAAGGACAGGAAGTTATGGATAAGGGATATGGCAGCGCAGCGAATGGTAAGGCTGTTCGACCTGGCAGAGGAATCTTTTGATAATGACCCTGGTTTAAGCAAACGGTATGTTTTTTTAGCTCGCAGGATAGGTATGCGCCACAGGGTCAGGCTGCAATCCCATCTTAAGCGCAAGGTGTGTAAAGGATGCGGCACATATCTTGTCCCTGGCGCAAGTTGTAGGGTTAGAATAAGAGGCAGTCGAGTGATTACTACATGTTTGGAATGTGGTACAAGTTCACGAAGACCGTTCTAA
- a CDS encoding DUF5371 domain-containing protein encodes MHVQSVLPEKDIIALKIKTGESSTKDAISKAVYHYLECEFVE; translated from the coding sequence ATGCATGTTCAATCAGTCTTGCCTGAAAAGGATATTATTGCATTGAAAATAAAAACGGGCGAATCTTCCACGAAGGATGCCATTTCAAAAGCAGTGTATCATTACCTCGAATGTGAGTTTGTAGAATAA
- a CDS encoding ABC transporter ATP-binding protein, with amino-acid sequence MSDKYIIQIKNLTKIFGDGVEIKALDGVDLDIERGEFLAIIGPSGSGKSTLLNQIGILDTPTSGTILLNGIDVTEMSDKQRSRTRNKELGFIFQYHHLLPDFNALENVMMPLLISGVKSSQAREVARKVLDEVGLGDRMDHRPNQLSGGQNQRVAIARALVNKPSIVIGDEPTGNLDSKASENIYELLRKLNREHNQTFILVTHDERMAAKTDRIIRLVDGRVAENSINSS; translated from the coding sequence ATTCGGCGACGGAGTGGAAATAAAGGCCCTGGACGGAGTGGACCTGGATATTGAACGGGGTGAGTTTTTGGCTATTATCGGGCCTTCCGGTTCAGGCAAGAGTACACTTCTGAACCAGATAGGTATTCTTGACACTCCCACCAGCGGTACAATCCTGCTAAACGGAATTGATGTCACGGAAATGTCTGATAAACAGCGCTCCCGGACAAGGAACAAGGAACTGGGCTTCATTTTCCAGTACCATCACCTTTTGCCCGATTTCAATGCTCTTGAGAATGTGATGATGCCGCTGCTGATAAGCGGTGTAAAATCGTCACAGGCACGTGAGGTTGCCCGTAAGGTACTTGATGAAGTCGGGTTGGGTGACAGGATGGACCACCGGCCTAACCAGTTGTCAGGGGGCCAGAACCAGCGGGTCGCCATTGCACGGGCGCTGGTAAATAAACCCAGTATCGTTATCGGGGACGAGCCCACAGGCAACCTTGACTCAAAGGCCAGTGAGAATATCTATGAACTGCTGCGCAAATTAAACCGCGAGCACAACCAGACCTTTATACTTGTGACCCACGACGAGCGGATGGCTGCCAAGACCGACCGGATCATCAGGCTGGTGGACGGCCGGGTTGCTGAGAATTCTATCAATTCCAGTTAG